The proteins below come from a single Panicum hallii strain FIL2 chromosome 7, PHallii_v3.1, whole genome shotgun sequence genomic window:
- the LOC112898952 gene encoding uncharacterized protein LOC112898952, translated as MSGAGARGRPSPSSGGAGDSEPRSVGSRTRSVSATRGRKPSPRPGRDVTAPAAAAEEKKPAGVPTLLPSLSAPAGMRRQELLLRSGLSLDASCSSDASTDSFCSRASTGRIGRPAFGAKKKKTLSQTDYKAVSMLERDGGLASQTDAAGVKRRCAWVTANTDPCYAAFHDEEWGVPVHDDKKLFELLVLSGALAELTWPAILNKRAMFREVFMDFDPALVSKLSEKKIIAPGSPSSSLLSEQKLRGVVENARQILKIVEEFGSFDKYCWGFVNHKPILSRFRYSRQVPVKTSKADAISKDLVRRGFRSVGPTVVYTFMQVSGMTNDHLISCYRFTECAAASAGAAKPTDGSEASSSDSSHATTEQKMNGTNGQAADIELSRTIDELSIS; from the exons ATGTCCGGGGCTGGCGCGAGGGGgcggccgtcgccgtcgtccgGCGGCGCTGGGGACTCCGAGCCGCGGTCCGTGGGGAGCAGGACGCGCTCGGTGTCCGCTACTCGCGGGCGGAAGCCGTCGCCGAGGCCCGGGAGGGATGTgaccgcgccggcggcggcagcggaggaGAAGAAGCCGGCTGGCGTGCCCACATTGCTCCCCTCGCTCAGCGCGCCAGCGGGGATGCGCCGGCAGGAGCTGCTGCTGCGCTCAGGGCTGTCCCTTGACGCGTCCTGCTCCTCGGACGCGTCCACGGACTCGTTCTGCAGCCGGGCGTCCACGGGGCGGATTGGGAGGCCGGCGTTTggggcgaagaagaagaagaccctctCTCAAACTGATTACAAGGCTGTTTCCATGCTGGAAAGGGATGGTGGATTGGCTTCCCAGACTGATGCTGCTGGTGTGAAGAGGAGGTGCGCCTGGGTGACAGCAAATACTG ATCCCTGTTATGCTGCGTTTCATGATGAAGAGTGGGGAGTTCCAGTACATGATGACAA GAAGTTGTTTGAGTTGCTAGTGCTGTCAGGTGCATTAGCTGAACTTACATGGCCAGCAATTCTGAACAAGAGAGCCATGTTCAG GGAAGTTTTCATGGATTTTGACCCAGCATTGGTCTCAAAATTAAGTGAGAAGAAAATTATTGCACCTGGAAGTCCTAGCAGTTCCTTGTTGTCGGAACAGAAACTGCGTGGTGTTGTTGAAAATGCACGCCAAATACTCAAG ATTGTAGAGGAATTTGGATCATTTGATAAATACTGTTGGGGCTTCGTGAACCACAAACCTATATTGAGCCGATTCAGGTACTCTCGTCAAGTGCCTGTCAAAACATCAAAAGCAGATGCCATAAGCAAAGATCTGGTTCGGAGGGGTTTCCGCAGCGTTGGCCCAACAGTCGTGTATACCTTCATGCAAGTCTCGGGCATGACCAACGACCACCTCATCTCCTGCTACCGATTTACTGAATGTGCGGCGGCCTCTGCTGGTGCTGCTAAACCTACTGATGGAAGCGAAGCGAGTTCAAGTGACAGCAGCCATGCCACGACGGAGCAGAAGATGAACGGGACAAATGGACAGGCTGCTGATATCGAACTCTCCAGGACTATAGATGAGCTCAGCATTTCATAG